The following are encoded in a window of Peromyscus leucopus breed LL Stock chromosome X, UCI_PerLeu_2.1, whole genome shotgun sequence genomic DNA:
- the LOC114689010 gene encoding X-linked lymphocyte-regulated protein 3A-like, producing the protein MPACLAGKEALNGVVGSGSPRKEIQDLFEECEEPIKNFLQGDRERFTAIIMASFETMEQKVEDVLKIQCEQRQKLYQDYSLQIMNLNRKLSMDADQVKKQAEKLSNMFKEQRKFIHQSLILQKKRMEGFKSLCEQYLEKLELLRDSRGNSVAEELRRLIATLEITLLMVNRQQESAAAQQSLLDLLFS; encoded by the exons ATGCCGGCCTGCCTCGCAG GGAAGGAAGCTCTCAATGGTGTGGTTGGGTCAGGGTCACCTAG GAAGGAAATACAGGATTTATTTGAAGAATGTGAAG AGCCCATTAAGAACTTTCttcaaggagacagagaaagattcacAGCGATCATCATGGCGTCTTTTGAAACCATGGAGCAGAAAGTTGAGGATGTCCTAAAAATCCAGTGCGAACAAAG GCAGAAACTTTACCAAGACTATTCTCTTCAGATTATGAATTTGAATAGGAAGTTATCCATGGATGCAGATCAAGTCAAGaaacaggcagaaaaactctCC AATATGTTTAAGGAGCAACGAAAATTTATTCATCAGTCTCTGATTCTTcagaagaagagaatggaaggcTTTAAATCACTGTGTGAACAATACTTGGAG AAACTTGAGTTACTGAGGGATTCTCGGGGAAATTCTGTGGCTGAAGAGCTGAGACGTCTAATAGCCACCTTGGAAATAACACTTCTGATGGTGAAT CGCCAGCAAGAGAGTGCTGCTGCTCAACAGTCTCTCCTGGATCTGTTATTCTCATAA